From Yersinia hibernica, a single genomic window includes:
- a CDS encoding L-alanine exporter AlaE has protein sequence MFSTESRLRSAAADTFALVVYCFVIGMVIEIVISGMTFQQSLSSRLVSIPVNILIAWPYGVYRDAFIRFARRHAGEHVWARNLADLLAYVSFQSPVYAIILWSVGADLEQITTAVASNALVSMAMGVAYGYFLEYCRRLFRVAGYV, from the coding sequence ATGTTTTCAACTGAGTCCCGTCTGCGGAGTGCTGCAGCCGATACTTTTGCACTTGTGGTGTACTGTTTCGTCATCGGCATGGTAATTGAAATCGTGATTTCTGGAATGACATTCCAACAATCACTCTCTTCTCGGCTGGTTTCGATACCAGTCAACATCCTTATTGCCTGGCCCTATGGTGTTTATCGGGATGCATTCATCCGATTTGCTCGTCGTCATGCGGGAGAGCATGTTTGGGCGAGGAACCTGGCCGACTTGCTGGCCTATGTCAGTTTCCAATCGCCGGTCTATGCCATAATTTTATGGTCTGTTGGCGCAGATTTAGAGCAAATAACCACGGCTGTCGCGAGTAACGCGTTGGTTTCAATGGCAATGGGTGTGGCTTATGGCTACTTTTTGGAATATTGCCGCAGGCTATTTCGTGTTGCGGGCTATGTTTGA
- the leuO gene encoding transcriptional regulator LeuO, whose amino-acid sequence MFEHNLVTDNQVTKKEGSDVHLRSVDLNLLTVFDAVMQMHNVTRAAQLLGMSQPAVSNAVARLKVMFNDELFVRYGRGIQPTARARQLFGPVRQALQLVQNELPGAGFEAKNSGRVFNLSICSPLDIRLTAQIIQRVNQLAPNVQLIIRSYLNENVEHQLRYQETEFVIGYKHFERADFHDISLSNDESVLAVSKDHPRIDNSITQEQLLSELHAVVSLDKMGSFSDFYYESAISSQTIAYESTDMNSVLNIVSQTSYVAIAPRWLVQTHSETLNLKLIPLPWEETCRPCYLTWHESIARDRGHQWMKELLSQLSIPV is encoded by the coding sequence ATGTTTGAACACAACTTAGTAACCGACAATCAAGTCACTAAAAAGGAAGGTAGTGATGTTCATTTACGCAGTGTCGACCTCAATTTGTTAACTGTTTTCGATGCTGTGATGCAAATGCATAATGTGACACGTGCAGCCCAGTTATTGGGAATGTCTCAACCTGCCGTGAGTAACGCTGTTGCTCGTCTCAAGGTCATGTTTAATGATGAACTTTTCGTCCGTTATGGCCGAGGTATTCAGCCAACCGCCAGAGCGCGCCAGCTTTTTGGCCCGGTACGCCAGGCACTGCAATTAGTGCAAAATGAGTTGCCCGGTGCGGGGTTTGAGGCCAAAAACAGCGGGCGAGTATTTAATTTATCTATTTGTAGCCCTTTAGATATCAGGTTGACCGCACAAATTATACAGCGGGTTAATCAATTAGCGCCCAATGTTCAGCTTATTATTAGATCTTATCTTAATGAGAATGTTGAGCATCAGTTACGGTATCAAGAGACTGAGTTTGTTATAGGTTATAAGCACTTTGAGCGCGCCGATTTTCATGATATATCATTATCTAACGATGAGTCGGTTTTAGCAGTATCTAAAGACCATCCACGAATTGATAATTCAATTACTCAAGAACAACTCCTTTCTGAATTACATGCCGTGGTATCTTTGGATAAAATGGGCTCTTTCAGTGATTTCTATTATGAATCCGCCATCAGTTCCCAAACTATTGCGTATGAAAGCACTGATATGAACAGTGTGCTGAATATTGTGTCTCAAACTAGCTATGTTGCCATTGCGCCGCGCTGGCTGGTGCAAACACACAGTGAGACCCTCAATCTGAAACTTATTCCATTACCTTGGGAGGAGACATGCCGACCCTGTTATCTCACTTGGCATGAATCTATTGCTAGAGATAGGGGGCATCAGTGGATGAAAGAACTACTCAGTCAACTTAGTATTCCTGTTTAG
- the ilvI gene encoding acetolactate synthase 3 large subunit, producing MEMLSGAEMVVRSLIDQGVKHVFGYPGGAVLDIYDALHTVGGIDHVLVRHEQGAVHMADGYARATGEVGVVLVTSGPGATNAITGIATAYMDSVPMVVLSGQVPSSLIGYDAFQECDMVGISRPVVKHSFLVKRTEDIPTVLKKAFYLAATGRPGPVVIDLPKDIVGPAVKMPYAYPEQVSLRSYNPTVQGHRGQIKRALQTILAAKRPIMYVGGGAINSACHEELLALAEKLNLPVTSSLMGLGSFPGTHRQSVGMLGMHGTFEANMAMHNTDLIFAVGVRFDDRTTNNLAKYCPNATVVHIDIDPTSISKTVEADIPIVGDAKQVLTQMLELLPQLDCAQDFDSLRDWWQSIEQWRARDCLGYSRDSGKIKPQAVIETLHRLTHGDAYVTSDVGQHQMFAALYYPFDKPRHWINSGGLGTMGFGLPAALGVKLALPDETVVCVTGDGSIQMNIQELSTALQYNLPVLVLNLNNRYLGMVKQWQDMIYSGRHSQSYMDSLPDFVKLAEAYGHIGVSIRTPDELESKLAGALQQLSETNRLVFVDVTVDETEHVYPMQIRGGGMDEMWLSKTERT from the coding sequence ATGGAGATGTTGTCAGGAGCCGAGATGGTTGTCCGATCGTTAATCGATCAGGGCGTTAAGCATGTATTCGGTTATCCCGGCGGGGCCGTACTTGATATCTACGATGCCCTGCACACGGTCGGAGGCATCGATCACGTGCTGGTGCGCCACGAACAAGGTGCGGTTCACATGGCCGATGGTTATGCGCGGGCCACTGGCGAGGTTGGTGTTGTGCTGGTCACGTCTGGCCCTGGGGCGACCAATGCGATTACCGGTATTGCGACGGCGTATATGGATTCAGTACCGATGGTGGTGCTTTCTGGCCAGGTACCAAGCTCACTGATTGGCTACGATGCTTTCCAGGAATGTGACATGGTGGGTATCTCCCGCCCGGTGGTTAAACACAGTTTCCTTGTGAAACGCACCGAAGATATCCCAACGGTATTGAAAAAAGCATTTTATCTGGCTGCGACAGGTCGCCCAGGCCCGGTAGTTATTGACCTACCAAAAGATATTGTTGGCCCGGCGGTAAAAATGCCGTATGCCTATCCCGAGCAGGTCAGTTTGCGCTCTTATAACCCGACGGTGCAAGGTCATCGCGGGCAGATTAAACGCGCTTTGCAAACTATTTTGGCGGCTAAGCGGCCTATTATGTATGTCGGCGGCGGGGCAATTAACTCTGCTTGTCATGAAGAGTTACTGGCTTTAGCGGAAAAGCTTAATTTACCGGTCACCAGCTCTTTGATGGGGTTGGGGAGCTTCCCGGGCACACATCGCCAAAGTGTGGGGATGCTGGGGATGCATGGGACATTTGAGGCCAATATGGCCATGCATAATACCGACCTTATTTTTGCTGTTGGTGTGCGTTTCGATGACCGCACCACTAATAACCTGGCGAAATATTGCCCGAATGCCACTGTGGTACATATTGATATAGACCCGACCTCGATATCAAAAACGGTAGAAGCGGATATTCCAATTGTCGGTGATGCTAAACAAGTTTTGACGCAAATGCTGGAGTTATTGCCGCAACTTGATTGCGCCCAAGATTTTGATAGTTTGCGTGATTGGTGGCAGTCCATTGAGCAATGGCGCGCCCGTGATTGCTTGGGCTACAGCCGAGACAGTGGCAAAATCAAACCGCAGGCGGTAATCGAAACACTGCACCGCCTGACCCATGGTGATGCTTATGTCACCTCTGATGTCGGCCAACATCAAATGTTCGCTGCACTTTACTATCCATTTGATAAACCACGCCATTGGATTAACTCGGGTGGGTTAGGCACCATGGGCTTTGGCCTACCAGCCGCGCTTGGCGTGAAACTGGCGTTACCGGATGAAACTGTGGTGTGTGTCACCGGCGATGGCAGTATCCAAATGAATATTCAGGAATTATCTACTGCGTTGCAATATAACTTGCCGGTGTTGGTCTTGAACCTGAATAACCGCTATCTTGGCATGGTGAAGCAGTGGCAGGATATGATTTATTCTGGTCGGCATTCACAGTCTTATATGGATTCTCTGCCTGACTTCGTTAAATTAGCCGAAGCATATGGTCATATCGGTGTTTCCATTCGTACACCTGATGAATTGGAAAGCAAGCTGGCGGGTGCTTTACAGCAATTATCCGAGACGAATCGCCTGGTATTTGTGGATGTCACTGTTGATGAAACAGAGCATGTTTACCCAATGCAAATTCGCGGTGGTGGCATGGACGAAATGTGGCTTAGCAAAACGGAGAGGACATAA
- the ftsL gene encoding cell division protein FtsL — MIGNERHGLVGVIGGDLFRNAKIPLILLIAVLVSAIFVVTTAHRTRLLTAEREQLVLERDALDIEWRNLILEENALGDHSRVESIATDKLKMQHVDPSQENIVVQQ, encoded by the coding sequence GTGATAGGCAATGAACGCCATGGTCTGGTCGGGGTAATTGGCGGGGATTTGTTTCGTAATGCCAAGATCCCGCTCATTCTGCTGATCGCGGTGTTGGTGTCGGCCATTTTTGTTGTGACCACCGCGCACCGTACGCGCCTACTGACTGCGGAGCGCGAGCAGTTGGTGCTGGAGCGCGATGCGCTGGACATTGAATGGCGTAATTTGATCTTGGAAGAAAATGCATTGGGTGACCACAGCCGGGTTGAAAGCATCGCAACCGACAAGCTGAAAATGCAACATGTTGATCCGTCACAAGAAAATATTGTGGTTCAGCAATAG
- the leuA gene encoding 2-isopropylmalate synthase — MSQQVIIFDTTLRDGEQALQASLSVKEKLQIALALERMGVDIMEVGFPVSSPGDFESVHTIAQQIKNSRVCALARCVDKDIDVAAEALRIAEAFRIHVFLATSTLHIESKLKRSFDDVLAMAVHSVKRARNYTDDVEFSCEDAGRTPIDNLCRVVEAAINAGATTINIPDTVGYTTPYQFGGIITNLYERVPNIDKAIISVHCHDDLGMSVANSITAIQAGARQVEGTINGLGERAGNCSLEEVIMAIKVRENMLGVHTGIHHQEIYRTSQLVSKLCNMPIPANKAIVGSNAFAHSSGIHQDGVLKNRENYEIMTPESIGLKGVQLNLTSRSGRAAVKHRMEDMGYQDKDYNLDSLYDAFLKLADKKGQVFDYDLEALAFINKQQEEPEHYRLDYFSVQSGSSIMATASVKLVCGEEIKSEAATGNGPVDAVYQAINRITDYPIELVKYQLSANGQGKDALGQVDIVVDHKGRRFHGVGLATDIVESSAKALVNVLNNIWRAHQVEIEKQRLQQNNQEMV, encoded by the coding sequence ATGAGCCAGCAAGTCATTATTTTCGATACAACATTGCGTGATGGTGAACAAGCATTACAAGCCAGCTTAAGTGTAAAAGAGAAGCTGCAAATCGCGCTGGCACTGGAAAGAATGGGGGTCGACATCATGGAGGTCGGTTTCCCGGTCTCCTCGCCAGGCGATTTTGAGTCGGTGCACACCATTGCTCAACAAATCAAAAACAGCCGGGTTTGTGCTTTGGCGCGCTGTGTTGACAAAGATATTGATGTGGCTGCCGAAGCTTTGCGCATCGCCGAAGCATTTCGGATCCATGTGTTTTTGGCCACCTCCACCTTACATATCGAATCTAAATTAAAGCGCTCATTTGACGATGTTTTGGCCATGGCGGTGCACTCAGTCAAGCGCGCGCGCAACTATACCGATGACGTAGAATTTTCGTGTGAAGATGCGGGCCGCACCCCAATCGATAACTTGTGCCGTGTGGTAGAAGCCGCCATTAATGCCGGGGCCACCACCATCAACATTCCGGACACCGTCGGCTACACCACGCCATATCAGTTCGGTGGAATCATCACCAACTTGTATGAGCGAGTGCCGAACATTGATAAAGCCATCATTTCTGTCCACTGTCATGACGATTTGGGTATGTCAGTCGCCAACTCTATCACCGCAATACAAGCCGGCGCGCGTCAGGTCGAGGGGACGATAAATGGTTTAGGTGAGCGCGCAGGTAACTGCTCACTGGAAGAAGTTATCATGGCCATCAAAGTGCGCGAAAACATGTTGGGCGTGCATACCGGTATTCACCATCAAGAGATTTATCGCACCAGCCAATTGGTCAGTAAATTATGCAACATGCCAATACCGGCTAACAAAGCGATTGTCGGTAGCAATGCTTTCGCGCACTCCTCCGGTATTCACCAAGATGGCGTGCTGAAAAATCGCGAAAACTACGAAATCATGACGCCAGAATCTATCGGCCTGAAAGGTGTGCAGTTGAACCTGACTTCCCGATCTGGCCGAGCAGCTGTGAAACACCGTATGGAAGATATGGGTTATCAAGATAAAGATTACAACCTGGATTCTTTGTACGACGCGTTCCTGAAATTAGCTGACAAGAAAGGCCAAGTCTTTGATTACGATTTGGAAGCATTGGCCTTTATTAATAAGCAGCAGGAAGAACCCGAACATTACCGCCTGGACTATTTCAGTGTTCAGTCTGGTTCCAGCATCATGGCGACGGCCTCAGTAAAATTGGTCTGCGGCGAAGAGATAAAATCAGAAGCGGCCACCGGTAATGGCCCAGTTGACGCGGTGTATCAGGCCATCAACCGCATTACTGACTACCCCATTGAATTGGTGAAATATCAACTGTCTGCCAATGGTCAGGGCAAGGACGCATTGGGCCAGGTGGATATTGTGGTTGACCATAAAGGCCGTCGTTTCCATGGCGTTGGACTGGCCACTGATATTGTGGAGTCTTCAGCCAAAGCATTGGTAAACGTTTTAAATAATATCTGGCGCGCCCATCAGGTAGAAATAGAGAAGCAGCGCTTGCAACAAAATAATCAGGAAATGGTGTAA
- the ilvN gene encoding acetolactate synthase small subunit gives MRRRILSVLLENESGALSRVVGLFSQRGYNIESLTVAPTDDPTLSRMTIQTVGDAKVLEQIEKQLHKLVDVLRVSELVSGSHVEREIMLVKLQASGYGREEVKRCAEIFRGQIVDVTATLYTVQLAGTSDKLDAFLNAVREVAEIVEVARSGIVGVSRGDKIMR, from the coding sequence ATGCGCCGCCGGATTTTATCAGTTCTGCTAGAAAACGAATCAGGTGCTCTATCGCGAGTGGTGGGCCTATTTTCTCAGCGCGGTTATAACATTGAAAGTTTGACGGTTGCGCCTACCGATGACCCCACGCTGTCGAGAATGACCATCCAAACTGTGGGTGATGCCAAAGTTCTGGAACAGATTGAAAAACAGCTACATAAGCTGGTGGATGTATTGCGTGTTAGCGAGCTGGTTTCCGGCTCACATGTTGAGCGCGAAATCATGTTGGTGAAATTGCAGGCCAGCGGTTATGGACGTGAAGAAGTGAAGCGCTGCGCTGAAATCTTCCGCGGGCAAATTGTGGATGTGACCGCCACGCTCTACACTGTACAGCTGGCGGGCACCAGCGACAAACTGGATGCATTCTTAAATGCTGTGCGAGAAGTGGCCGAAATTGTTGAGGTTGCTCGCTCCGGTATTGTTGGTGTATCCCGTGGTGACAAAATCATGCGTTAA
- the cra gene encoding catabolite repressor/activator — protein sequence MKLDEIARLAGVSRTTASYVINGKAKQYRVSDKTVDKVMAVVREHNYHPNAVAAGLRAGRTRSIGLVIPDLENTSYTRIANYLERQARQRGYQLLIACSEDQPDNEMRCIEHLLQRQVDAIIVSTALPPEHPFYQRWANDPLPIIALDRALDREHFISVVGADQEDAQMLAQELRSFPAESVLYLGALPELSVSFLREMGFREAWKDDPRKVDYLYANSYEREAAGALFAEWLKTHPMPQALFTTSFQLLQGVMDVTLKQSGRLPSNLAIATFGDNELLDFLECPVLAVAQRHRDVAERVLELVLASLDEPHKPKPGLTRIRRNLFRRGSLSRK from the coding sequence GTGAAACTGGATGAAATCGCGCGCCTTGCGGGTGTTTCGCGCACTACGGCCAGTTATGTCATTAATGGCAAAGCGAAACAGTACCGGGTCAGCGATAAAACAGTAGACAAAGTTATGGCGGTTGTCAGGGAACATAACTATCACCCAAATGCTGTTGCGGCAGGATTGCGTGCGGGGAGAACCCGCTCGATTGGTTTGGTGATCCCGGATTTGGAAAATACCAGCTACACCCGTATAGCTAATTATTTGGAGCGTCAGGCGCGCCAACGGGGTTATCAACTGCTGATTGCCTGTTCTGAAGATCAACCCGATAATGAAATGCGTTGTATCGAGCACTTGTTGCAGCGCCAGGTTGACGCCATTATTGTTTCGACTGCCTTACCTCCAGAGCACCCGTTTTATCAGCGTTGGGCAAATGATCCCTTACCCATCATTGCACTTGACCGTGCGCTTGATCGGGAGCATTTCATTAGCGTCGTCGGGGCCGACCAAGAAGATGCGCAGATGCTAGCGCAAGAGTTGCGTTCCTTCCCGGCGGAGTCGGTATTGTATCTGGGCGCATTGCCAGAATTGTCAGTCAGTTTTCTGCGCGAGATGGGGTTTCGTGAAGCGTGGAAAGACGATCCGCGCAAGGTCGATTATCTGTATGCCAACAGCTACGAGCGCGAAGCTGCTGGTGCCCTGTTCGCTGAATGGCTGAAGACCCACCCAATGCCACAAGCACTATTTACTACCTCATTCCAGTTATTACAGGGCGTTATGGATGTCACTTTAAAACAAAGTGGCCGCCTACCCAGTAATTTGGCTATTGCCACTTTTGGTGATAATGAGCTGCTGGATTTCCTCGAATGCCCGGTATTGGCAGTTGCGCAACGTCACCGGGATGTTGCTGAGCGGGTACTCGAATTGGTATTAGCCAGCTTAGATGAGCCGCATAAACCAAAGCCGGGTTTGACCCGTATTCGTCGCAATTTATTCCGCCGCGGCAGTTTAAGCCGCAAATAG
- the rsmH gene encoding 16S rRNA (cytosine(1402)-N(4))-methyltransferase RsmH, which produces MVDNNHSVDNNYKHTSVLLDEAVNGLNIRDNGIYIDGTFGRGGHSRLILSQLGPAGRLIAIDRDPQAIEAAKSITDPRFSIVHGPFSDLAHYVRELDLVGRIDGILLDLGVSSPQLDDPERGFSFMRDGPLDMRMDPTRGLSAADWLMKASADDIAWVLKTFGEERFAKRLAKAIVERNLTQPMTRTKELADLIANASPFREKHKHPATRSFQAIRIYINSELEEIERALDGALEVLAPEGRLSVISFHSLEDRIVKNFIRHHSRGPQVPAGLPLTEAQLRSMGGRSLKSVGKMMPPDAEVAENPRARSSVLRFAERVNA; this is translated from the coding sequence ATGGTAGATAACAACCACAGTGTAGATAACAACTACAAGCACACCAGCGTGTTACTGGATGAGGCCGTTAATGGCCTGAACATCCGTGATAACGGCATCTATATTGACGGAACTTTTGGCCGTGGTGGCCACTCGCGCCTGATTTTGTCCCAACTTGGGCCAGCCGGGCGTTTGATAGCAATTGATCGTGACCCACAGGCCATCGAAGCGGCAAAATCGATTACCGACCCCCGTTTCTCTATCGTACACGGCCCTTTTTCTGATTTGGCGCATTATGTGCGGGAATTAGATTTAGTCGGCCGTATTGACGGCATATTGCTGGATTTGGGGGTTTCATCGCCTCAATTGGATGATCCTGAACGCGGTTTTTCCTTCATGCGTGATGGGCCGTTGGATATGCGCATGGACCCCACCCGTGGGTTATCTGCGGCCGACTGGTTAATGAAGGCGAGTGCCGATGATATCGCCTGGGTGCTAAAAACGTTTGGCGAAGAGCGTTTTGCCAAGCGCCTAGCCAAGGCCATTGTTGAACGTAATCTCACACAGCCGATGACGCGCACCAAAGAACTGGCCGATTTGATTGCCAACGCCAGCCCATTTCGTGAAAAGCACAAACATCCGGCAACACGAAGCTTCCAGGCTATCCGCATCTATATCAACAGTGAATTAGAAGAGATAGAGCGCGCACTCGATGGTGCTCTTGAGGTGCTGGCACCTGAAGGGCGCTTATCCGTCATTAGCTTCCACTCCCTTGAGGACCGCATTGTAAAAAACTTTATCCGACATCACAGCCGTGGGCCGCAAGTTCCGGCTGGTTTGCCATTGACGGAGGCCCAGTTGCGCAGCATGGGCGGGCGCAGCTTAAAATCTGTTGGCAAGATGATGCCGCCCGATGCCGAAGTGGCCGAGAACCCACGGGCGCGTAGCTCAGTATTACGTTTTGCCGAGAGGGTTAACGCGTGA
- a CDS encoding AMP-dependent synthetase/ligase — translation MTPRLDEYHLVRRLRQQISQRTDKIACREWSPEGENQLTWRQVDAHVTRISAALLSLGVAIQERIGIFAHNSMAWSLADFAILQVRGVSVPLYATNTTAQAAYVINDADVRILFVGGQAQFDVAITLKPLCPQLRKIVVLDPNVDLHGCEYAQYLADFEQPPDAIQQHLLAARIEGCDLDDLFTLIYTSGTTGEPKGVMLEYRNMAAQLYLHDQRLTLTSEDTSLSFLPLSHVFERAWSFYVMHTGAQNVYISDTNWVRAAMQAVKPTVMCAVPRFYEKVFSAINDKVALAKWHRRMLFRWAVGCGERKFHSLQGGQTLSWLSAQQYQLADRLVLSKLRGVLGGKVRFLPAAGARLDDNIILFFQAIGINIKYGYGMTETCATVSCWEEQDFRFGSIGKPLPGIDVRLGAENEIQVRGPIVMRGYFNKPQDTADSFTEDGWLKTGDAGALDAQGNLFITERLKDLMKTSGGKYIAPQMIEGTLGQDRFIEQIAIIADTRKFVSALIVPCFESLEEYAHSINLKYHDRFELLRHSHIVSLFEQRLKDMQKELAKFEQVKRFTLLPQPFTMETGELTPTMKLRRKIILQRYQNEIDSMYRD, via the coding sequence ATGACCCCAAGATTAGATGAATACCACCTTGTGCGCCGCTTGCGCCAACAAATAAGCCAGAGAACGGACAAGATAGCTTGCCGTGAATGGTCACCGGAGGGTGAAAATCAGCTCACTTGGCGGCAGGTTGATGCTCATGTGACGCGGATTTCAGCGGCTTTATTGTCTTTGGGGGTCGCAATCCAAGAGCGTATTGGGATTTTTGCTCATAACAGTATGGCTTGGTCGCTGGCAGATTTCGCTATTCTGCAAGTCCGCGGCGTGAGTGTTCCGCTGTATGCCACCAACACAACGGCCCAGGCCGCTTACGTCATCAATGATGCCGACGTGCGCATATTGTTTGTCGGCGGGCAAGCCCAGTTTGATGTTGCAATCACACTCAAGCCGCTGTGCCCACAGCTTCGCAAGATTGTGGTATTGGACCCCAATGTAGATTTACACGGCTGCGAATATGCCCAATATTTGGCGGATTTTGAACAACCACCCGATGCAATCCAGCAGCATTTATTAGCTGCGCGTATCGAAGGTTGTGATTTAGACGATTTATTCACATTGATTTATACCTCGGGCACCACGGGAGAGCCCAAAGGGGTGATGCTGGAGTACCGCAATATGGCGGCTCAGCTCTATCTACATGACCAGCGTTTAACCCTGACATCTGAAGACACTTCTCTGAGTTTCCTGCCGCTGTCTCATGTTTTTGAGCGGGCCTGGAGTTTCTATGTCATGCATACTGGCGCACAAAATGTGTACATCAGTGACACAAATTGGGTGCGCGCCGCGATGCAAGCAGTTAAACCGACCGTCATGTGTGCCGTGCCGCGTTTCTACGAGAAGGTATTCAGTGCCATTAATGACAAAGTTGCTCTGGCAAAATGGCATCGCCGCATGCTATTTCGCTGGGCTGTAGGATGTGGCGAGCGAAAATTCCACAGTCTGCAAGGTGGGCAAACATTATCGTGGTTATCTGCACAGCAATACCAGCTGGCAGACCGTTTGGTATTGAGCAAATTACGCGGTGTTTTGGGCGGTAAGGTGCGTTTCTTACCCGCGGCCGGTGCCCGGCTTGATGATAATATTATTCTTTTCTTTCAAGCAATTGGCATCAATATCAAATACGGTTATGGCATGACTGAAACTTGCGCTACCGTCTCTTGCTGGGAAGAGCAAGATTTCCGTTTTGGCTCGATCGGCAAGCCGCTGCCGGGGATTGACGTCCGTCTGGGGGCTGAAAATGAAATCCAGGTACGTGGCCCGATAGTGATGCGCGGTTATTTCAATAAACCCCAAGATACCGCCGATTCTTTCACTGAGGATGGCTGGCTCAAAACTGGGGATGCGGGGGCATTGGATGCTCAGGGGAATTTATTTATCACTGAGCGGTTGAAGGATTTGATGAAAACATCTGGCGGGAAATACATTGCACCACAGATGATTGAAGGCACACTGGGCCAGGATCGTTTTATCGAGCAGATTGCCATTATTGCCGATACCCGTAAATTTGTTTCGGCGCTGATTGTTCCGTGTTTCGAGTCACTGGAAGAATATGCGCACTCAATAAACCTGAAATACCATGACAGATTTGAACTATTGCGCCACAGCCATATTGTCAGTTTGTTTGAGCAACGGCTAAAAGATATGCAAAAAGAGCTGGCAAAGTTCGAGCAGGTTAAGCGTTTTACCCTGTTGCCACAGCCATTCACTATGGAAACCGGTGAGCTGACGCCAACTATGAAGTTACGTCGCAAAATCATTCTCCAGCGTTATCAGAATGAAATTGACTCTATGTATCGCGATTAA
- the mraZ gene encoding division/cell wall cluster transcriptional repressor MraZ: MFRGATMVNLDSKGRLAVPTRYRDLLNEESQGQMVCTIDLHQPCLLLYPLPEWEVIEQKLSRLSSMNPAERRVQRLLLGHASECQMDGAGRLLIAGTLRQHAGLNKEVMLVGQFNKFELWDEQTWYQQVKDDIDAEQSTQEPLSERLQDLSL, translated from the coding sequence ATGTTTCGTGGGGCAACGATGGTTAACCTCGACAGCAAAGGGCGGCTTGCCGTACCTACCCGTTATCGGGATTTGCTGAATGAGGAGTCGCAAGGTCAGATGGTCTGTACTATAGACCTTCACCAACCATGCCTGTTGCTTTATCCACTCCCTGAATGGGAAGTCATTGAACAAAAATTATCCCGACTGTCGAGCATGAATCCAGCTGAACGTCGCGTTCAGCGTTTGTTGTTAGGTCATGCGAGTGAATGTCAGATGGATGGCGCTGGGCGATTACTGATTGCAGGAACATTGCGTCAGCACGCCGGGCTAAATAAAGAAGTGATGCTGGTTGGGCAGTTCAACAAGTTTGAACTGTGGGATGAACAGACCTGGTATCAACAAGTCAAGGATGACATCGACGCAGAACAGTCCACTCAGGAACCTCTATCTGAGCGGCTACAGGACTTATCGCTATAA